GGCCCAGTTGGCGTCTACATAAAAGCCCATGCCGGAAGAACACAGCGATTTTCCCAGGGAAAGGCCATGTGCGCCCTTTTGGAACAGGTGGATCTCGTAGGGTACGCCCACCTTATCCAACGCCAACAGCAGGCTCAGGCAGCTTTTAGCCGGGCGGCCGGTATCCTCATGCGTAGAGAATAAAAAGACCGGCGGCGTCTTTTCATCGGCGATCTCCTGCAGGACCGGGGCGTTATAAGGGCGTACCTCCTCGGGCTCCGGGATCTGGGGATAGCCCAAAATCAGCGCATTGGGGCGGTGCCGCTGCGCCGTCATCGCCTGCGCTACGGCCACATACGCGCCCTCGGAGAAGGCCACCGCGGCGATCCGGTTGGTGTCGATCTCCCAATCCGCGCTCTTTTCGTACAGGATATCCATCACTTCCTGCACATCGTCGATCGGGCCGGGGAACACCGGCCAGGCGGGCATGGAATAATTCAGCAAAAAGGCCTGATAGCCTTCAGCCAGGTAGGCCATAGCGATGCACTCCGCCTCCCGCTGAGAGGTCAGCACCTTTCCGCCATTGGTCATCACGCCCGGAAAAACCAGGACCGCCGGCCGCCGCGTCACATTGGGGAACTGGGTGGGATGGTCCAGCAGATAAGCCGTCACCGTTACATGCTCGTTCCCTTTAAGCGTTACCTTTTCAAGTCGCATCTCGCTCCTCCTTTTGCTATCTTTACCTCAAAGTATTTGTTCTAACTGTAACCGCTCATTATCCGGCCCGCGGAAGATCGCAAATTTTTCTCCGCGCGGGTAAAGGTCCGCATCCAGCAGCAGCTCCGTTTCAAACTTAACGCCCTTGCTCTCCAGCTCCGCCTTCGCCCGCTCCACATCGTCTACCAAAATGGAGAGGTGATTGAGCGGTCCATCCGCAAGCGCGCTGTCCGTCTGCAAAAATTCCACCACCACCGATCCGTTGCCCATAAACAGCAGTTCCCGATCCGGAAAGTGATATTCCCACACCACTTTAAAGCCCAGCATCTCCTCATAAAACCGCCGCGAGCGGGCAATGTCCCGCACGCTGATGCCCACATGCCCAAAGCCTAAAACGCTGAAATTCTCCATCGTCATTCCCCCTTATCACTACAGCCTTTTGGTATAACATACGATGCGCGCCGCCTGAGTAAAATCCGCCTTCTGGTGGAAGGCCTGGCTGCCGGCGTTCTCGATGGTACAATCGCTGGCAAATTCCAGGCATCCCATGGTTCTGGCCCAGTTCTCACAGGCCTTGAGCAGTTGCAGCCCCACATGCCTGCCGCGCAAAGCAGGGCATACGTAGAGCCCTTCCAAGTAGCCCACGGGACTGGTATGCGTCCCTTCCACATAGTCGCGCCGCAGCTGGCACTGGGCAAAGCCTACTGCTTGGGCGCCGCATTCCGCCAGAAACAGCGCGGCCTCCCGCTGGGTGCACAGTCCCTCCAGCTCCTGCCGTAGCGCCTCTTGATCCTGCTGCGGCCACAGCGCCTTGGCTAAGGCCGCAAGCCGGGCGCTATCCTCCCGCCCGGCGCGGCGAATGCTTACCTTTTCCCCTCCGCACACGTTTGCTCTCCCCTTTATCGGGATATTATTTTTGCACCTTCTTGCCGCATTCCGGGCAGAAAGCCGCGTTCTCCGGCAGGGGTTTACCACACTCCGTGCAAAAGCGCGGCTTTACCGCCGGACGCGGTTCCGCCTCGGGCGCTGGCTGGCTGCCCTCTGTGGGGAGCACGACCCCGCCGCTTTCCTGCTCCGTATCCATTTTATCTTTCTCCGGCTGGGCAGCTGCCTCAACCGGCTCCTCCGGCGCCTGCTGGGGCGCTTCCCAGGTAACGACGGGCTGTACCGCCTCTTGCTGCCCAAGCGCGGCCATCTCCTGTGCGCGCTGGTATTCCCGCTGCTTTTTACGCTTATTGGCCATGCAAAGCGTGATCACCAGCGCGGCAATGGACAACAAAAAGCCCGGTATCGCGGTGATCGCCGTGATCCTGCCGATGGTCTCCCCCGCCCGATAGGCGGTATCATAAGAAGAATCATATCCTAATCCGCCCAGCGGCAGGTTATGATAGTCGATGCTATCCACCATCGCCTCCAGCTCCTGCTCCTGGGTAAAACCGGCCTGCTGCCCGTAAGTATACAGGCCGATGTTGTAGCCCTGGCCGCCGATCACCGTAAAATACATATGCACATAGCCGCCGCTTTGCCGCTGCTCAAGATCCGCTACGATGTACAGCGCCTGATCGGTCTCATACGTCCGGCAATCGGTGACCTCGCTGTCCTCTAAAAAATAATCTATCTGCTGGTCAATCAGGTAGGAAGGCGCGTTTTTCAGGGTATCTACGTCTATGGTAAATACGTCCTCCACCTCAAAGGTCGCGATATTGACCTCGCGCAGCGGGTCTATCCCTACGGCGCTTAGGTAGATATCGGTCCCCTCGTAATCCGCCCAAAATTCCTCCGGGTCCACGCCCAGCAAGGCAAATACGGCCCGGTTGCCCACCACCCCCTGCGCCGTTACGCCATAACTGTTGGGGATCTCGATGCTTAGCTCCAAATCCTCCAACTCATAGGTACGGGTGTCCGCCGCCGCCAGGCCCGGCGCGGCAAACAGGGCGGCCAGTAAAATGACCGCTGCACACAAACTGAGTATTTTTTTCTTCATATCGATACCCCTTCATCCCAAGATCGGCCGCCTAAGCACCGCATATCCGTGTATTGTCTCTTTCAGTTTACCATAAAAAGCCGCGCTGCACATCTTCCTTTGTATGTTATTTGTCAAAACCCGCGTCTATGGGTCTTATTGGAGGGGCGCTTGGTATAAAACAAGCGGCCCCCCTTATCCAAGGGAGCCGTCTTAAAAATTTAATCGTCCGATTGTGCGGCCGCTTGCCTGGCCCGGTCCAGCCAGGGTGGGCGCGGCCCTAAGTACTGGTAATACTGGCATTGCAGCTTGCCGTTATACAGCTTGCGGCGCCGGTCCGCTCTGCGGCCATATACCCGCTCAAAATTGGGGTAAGAGGTGATTACGTTCTTGCCCCAGGTGGGCAAGGTGGCAAACACCTTGGCCATCTCCCGGTAAAGCTGCTCCGCCTCCCGTATCTGGCCCATCCGCTCGCCGTAAGGCGGGTTGCATACGATAAACCCGTATTCCCGGGAGGTACGCATTTCACTTAGCGGCTGGCACTGGATATGGATGTCTTTTTCCACCTTGGCGCTCTTGGCGTGAAAGCGCGCTGTACTCAATACCCGCTCGTCGATGTCCGTACCGATGATATGCAGCTCCCGCTCCCGGTCGATCGCCTCCAACGCCTGAGCCCGGGCCTGACGGAACACGTCTTTATCCATCCAGCGCCAGTCCTCCGCGGCAAAAGTGCGGTTCAACCCCGGGGCGATATTGCGGCCGATCAGCGCGGCCTCAATGGGAATGGTGCCCGAGCCGCACATGGGGTCCCACAGCGTCCGGTCCGGATGCCAGCGGCACAGCAGCACCAGCGCCGCGGCCAGCGTTTCGCGCAAAGGCGCCTGGGCCGTCAGCGGCCGGTAGCCCCGCCGGTGCAGCCCCGCGCCCGAGCAGTCCAGCGTCAAAGTCGCTACATCTTTTAGCAGACCCACCTCCAGCTTATAGGTCTCCCCGGCCTCTTCAAACCAGGCGACGGGGTATTTTTGCTTGAGCCGCTCCACGATCGCCTTTTTGGTGATCGCCTGGCAATCCGGCACGCTCATAAGCTGCGAGGCTACGGCCTTGCCGCTCACCGGAAAGCAGCCTTCTTTGGGGATATATTCCTCCCAAGGCAGGGCCCTGACCCCTTCAAACAGCTCTTCAAAACTGGTCGCTTTAAAGCTGCCCACCTCGATAAGCAGCCGATCCGCTACCCGCAGCCACAGGTTGCACCGGGCGATATCCGCCATCGTGCCGCAAAAGCGCACGCGTCCGTTTTCTGTTTCTACCTCATAACCCATGCGGCGCAACTCCGCCGCTACCACGCCCTCCAGCCCAAAGGCCGCCGTGGCGATCAAATGGAATTTTCTCATTTGTCTAAATTATCGTTCCTCTTCTCCAGATTCGCCTTGGCAGCCTCCAGGTTTTTAATGTGGTTGTTGATGATCATGCCGTTGATCACGATCTCCAGCCGGCAGCCCAAAAAGTGGGCCGCGTCCTCGCTCATCACCATACGGGACATGTATATCTGCAAAAATTCCAGTACGGAACTGGTCCCGTCCATGATCAGCTCAAAGCGGATCACCCGGTTGGCCTTGTCCACCTCCACCCAGTTTTTCTTGATGGACATATTTACCCGGTCGTGGATATCCTCCGGGTTATAGCGGCCGCGCCGCACGCGGGAGCGGTGCGCGTCGCTCTTGTCGGCGATGATCAGCGCCGCGCTGATCTCGCTGACCGGGGTGCCGTGCTGCTCTTCATGGTTGCCCACGGCCGATACGATGCGCAGCACCTCCTCAATGGGCATGCCCATCTGCTGCAGGATCGGCAGCAGCATCACCGCGCCGTTGAGTCCGTGATCCGTTCGGTTGACGATATTGCCCACATCGTGCACCCAACCGGCGATCTCCGCCAGTTCCAGCGTGCGCTTGGGGTAATCCAGCTCCCGAAGGATATCCGTCGTCACCCGGCTGACCACCCCCACATGCCGCGGGCCGTGCTCGGTATAGCCCATGACGGACATGATGTGGTTGGCATAGTGGACCAGCGCGCTGATCTGCGGATCGTTGCGCACGTCATCTATCGTAATGATTTTATTTTCCATATCTCCCTCCGTTTCAAGGGAACGTTTTGCCCTTTAATCGTTCATCGTCCTTAAAGATTCATAATAAGGGTCGCCGGTAAAGTCCCGCTGCACCTCCACCTGGCCGCCCAGCGCCTCGATGGCGTTGCAAATTTCGATGTAGTCCAG
Above is a genomic segment from Luoshenia tenuis containing:
- a CDS encoding alpha/beta hydrolase, with the translated sequence MRLEKVTLKGNEHVTVTAYLLDHPTQFPNVTRRPAVLVFPGVMTNGGKVLTSQREAECIAMAYLAEGYQAFLLNYSMPAWPVFPGPIDDVQEVMDILYEKSADWEIDTNRIAAVAFSEGAYVAVAQAMTAQRHRPNALILGYPQIPEPEEVRPYNAPVLQEIADEKTPPVFLFSTHEDTGRPAKSCLSLLLALDKVGVPYEIHLFQKGAHGLSLGKSLCSSGMGFYVDANWAKWFELSMHWLTANWGEPFPYEGEFLNAADIGGYNIDTYIRDLAQNPACMAVVTEFWPEYGDAQFVAERMDSTLRFSNVWFPQPLKPDELERLNQRLKAIPLA
- a CDS encoding VOC family protein is translated as MENFSVLGFGHVGISVRDIARSRRFYEEMLGFKVVWEYHFPDRELLFMGNGSVVVEFLQTDSALADGPLNHLSILVDDVERAKAELESKGVKFETELLLDADLYPRGEKFAIFRGPDNERLQLEQIL
- the aac(6') gene encoding aminoglycoside 6'-N-acetyltransferase, giving the protein MCGGEKVSIRRAGREDSARLAALAKALWPQQDQEALRQELEGLCTQREAALFLAECGAQAVGFAQCQLRRDYVEGTHTSPVGYLEGLYVCPALRGRHVGLQLLKACENWARTMGCLEFASDCTIENAGSQAFHQKADFTQAARIVCYTKRL
- a CDS encoding zinc ribbon domain-containing protein; its protein translation is MKKKILSLCAAVILLAALFAAPGLAAADTRTYELEDLELSIEIPNSYGVTAQGVVGNRAVFALLGVDPEEFWADYEGTDIYLSAVGIDPLREVNIATFEVEDVFTIDVDTLKNAPSYLIDQQIDYFLEDSEVTDCRTYETDQALYIVADLEQRQSGGYVHMYFTVIGGQGYNIGLYTYGQQAGFTQEQELEAMVDSIDYHNLPLGGLGYDSSYDTAYRAGETIGRITAITAIPGFLLSIAALVITLCMANKRKKQREYQRAQEMAALGQQEAVQPVVTWEAPQQAPEEPVEAAAQPEKDKMDTEQESGGVVLPTEGSQPAPEAEPRPAVKPRFCTECGKPLPENAAFCPECGKKVQK
- a CDS encoding THUMP domain-containing class I SAM-dependent RNA methyltransferase produces the protein MRKFHLIATAAFGLEGVVAAELRRMGYEVETENGRVRFCGTMADIARCNLWLRVADRLLIEVGSFKATSFEELFEGVRALPWEEYIPKEGCFPVSGKAVASQLMSVPDCQAITKKAIVERLKQKYPVAWFEEAGETYKLEVGLLKDVATLTLDCSGAGLHRRGYRPLTAQAPLRETLAAALVLLCRWHPDRTLWDPMCGSGTIPIEAALIGRNIAPGLNRTFAAEDWRWMDKDVFRQARAQALEAIDRERELHIIGTDIDERVLSTARFHAKSAKVEKDIHIQCQPLSEMRTSREYGFIVCNPPYGERMGQIREAEQLYREMAKVFATLPTWGKNVITSYPNFERVYGRRADRRRKLYNGKLQCQYYQYLGPRPPWLDRARQAAAQSDD
- a CDS encoding HD domain-containing protein yields the protein MENKIITIDDVRNDPQISALVHYANHIMSVMGYTEHGPRHVGVVSRVTTDILRELDYPKRTLELAEIAGWVHDVGNIVNRTDHGLNGAVMLLPILQQMGMPIEEVLRIVSAVGNHEEQHGTPVSEISAALIIADKSDAHRSRVRRGRYNPEDIHDRVNMSIKKNWVEVDKANRVIRFELIMDGTSSVLEFLQIYMSRMVMSEDAAHFLGCRLEIVINGMIINNHIKNLEAAKANLEKRNDNLDK